From the genome of Amycolatopsis camponoti:
CCGCGGGTCCGCGCCCACGAACAGGACGTCGGTCGCCGTCTCGGGCGGCACCCCCAGGGTCGCATAACCGCGGTTGCCGCTGGCCGGCTCGGGCAGGCCGAGACCGGGGCCGTAGCGGGCGAGCGCACTGGCCTCCCAGTACGTCTCGGTCACCACCGCCGTGTGCTCCGGGCCGGGCAGCCGGGCGAACGCGCCTGCCACCGAGTTCGTCCCTTCCGGCCAACCGATCTCCGCGAAAGCGAGCGCCGGCGCCGGCAGTGCCGGGTGTTCGGTCAGCCACGCCCGCGGCCAGACCGGCAGCGAGACGGGCAGGACGAGCACCGCCGCGAGCACGTAGCACGGCCAGGTCGCGACCCACCGCCACCAGCGGGCCGGCTCCCGGCGTTCGAGCGCGACCGCGGCCACCGCCCAGCAGAGCGGGTACATCCCGGCGAGGTAGTAGAACCGGCCGTTCACCGCCAGGAACACGAGGGTCAGCAGCAGCGTCGTCCAGCCGAGGAAGCGCAGCTCACGGCTGCGCAGGAGCCGGTACAGGCCGTAGCAGAGCAGGACGGCACCCACCGGGAGCCCGGCGGTGAGCAGCGCCGTCGGCAGGAACAGCAGCCGCCCGCCCCCGCCGTCGGCGACCTCCCGCGAGATCGCCGCACCCATGCCCAGCTGGGGCCAGCCGTGCGTGGCCTGCCAGACCAGCGTCGGGACCAGCGCCGCCACGGCGATCGCGGCGCCGAGCCACAACGCCGGGCGCCGCAGCAGTTCGCGGGGACCGCGGACCAGGAGTGCGACCCCGGCGGCGAGCCAGAACCCGCCGATGAGGAACTTCGCGTAGAGCGCGACCGCCGTCACCACGCCGGCCAGGACCAGCAGGCTGTCGGCCCGGGTGCGCAGCCACCGGACGAGCAGCCACAGCAGCAGCGTCCACAGGAACGGGTCCACTGTGGACGTCGCGAGGTAGTGCCCGCCCGCCAGCAGGTTCGTCGAGACGGCGAAGGTCGCGGCGGCGAGCGTCTGTGCCTTGGCGCCACCGCCCAGCTCCCGGGCGATCAGCGCGGTGAGCACGACCCCGCCGAGCGTCACCAGCATCGCGGGGATCCGCAGGACGAACGGCGAATGCCCGACCTCGTCCATGATCCTGGCCAGCAGGGGAAGCAGTGGTGGCTGGTCGACGTACCCCCAGGCCAGGTGCCGTCCGGCGGCGAGGAAGTACAGCTCGTCGCCGAAGTAGCCGTAGCGGTTCGCCGTCAGCAGCAACGGGATCGCCATCAGCGTCGTGACGATCGCCACCGGGACGACGGCGACCGATCGGATCCGGGCCGGGGCGGGCGCGAGCGTCACTCCCACCGGAACACCCGCACCGCGACGGTGGTGCAGACGACGGCGAAAGCCGCCATCGCGCCGAGCTGCAGCAGCTCCGGGGCGTCGCCGGCCCAGGTGGCGCGCAGCGCGTTGAGCGTCGCTCCGAGCGGCAGGACGTCGGCGACGTGCTGCAGGAAGACCGGCAGCTGCTCCTTCGGCACCCAGACCCCGCCCAGCGCCAGCATCGGGAAGAACAGCGCGCTGCCGATGCCGCTCGCCGCGCGACCGGTCGGTGCCAGGGCCGCGACCAGGAGCCCGACGGAGAACAGCGCGAGCGCGCCGAGGACGATCGAGAGCAGGAAACCGCCCGGGTTGCCCGGCAACGGGATGCCGAGCACGAGCCGGCCGACGCCCGCGACGAGCAGGACCACGACGACCGCGGCCGCCAGGTTCACCAGCAGCTGCGCGGTGAGCAGCCGGCTCGGCGGCACCGGGCTCGCGGAAAGCCGTTTGAGCAGGCCCTTTTCGCGGTAGGTGGCCATCGTGTTCGGGAACAGCGTCAAGGCCAGCATGGCCAGCAGGATCGTGACGGCCATCGGCGCGATCACCGTGGCCAGTGCGCTGTGCCCGCCGTACTTCGGATCGGGCTCGTTCGCGCCGGGCAGGAGCCCGAACACGAGCAGCAGGGCGAGCGGGATGCCGACGACGATGGCCGGGGCACCCGGGTCGCGCAGGAACACCTTGGCCTCGGCGGCGGTCAGCTTGGTCAGGACGGACATGGTTTCCCCCTTCATTCCGGCCGGTGGCCGGTGAGCGCGACGAAGGCGTCGTCGAGGCCGGCCTGCTCGACGCGCAGGTCCCCGGCGATCACGCCGAGCCGGGCCAGCAGCGACGTCACCGCGTGGAGCACGTTCCCGGTGCCGCTGACCACGACGCGGTCGCCCTGGCGCTCGGCCTTCCGGACCTCCGGCAGCGCCTCGAGCGCGGCGGGGTCCAGTGGGGCCGACGGCCGGAACCGCACGACCTGCTCGTCGGCCACCCGCGCGACCAGCCCGGCCGGCGTGTCGACGGCGACGACGCGCCCGGCGTCGATGACCGCGATCCGGTCGCAGAGGCGCTCGGCTTCGGCCATGAAGTGCGTGACCAGCAGGATCGTGACGCCCTGGGCCCGCACGGTTTCGATGAGGTCCCAGGTGTCGCGGCGGGCCTGCGGGTCGAGGCCGGTGGTCAGCTCGTCGAGCACCGCCAGCTCCGGGCTCCCGATCAGCGCGAGGGCGATGGACAGCCGCTGCTGCTGACCGCCGGAGAGCTTCTTGTACGCCTTGTCGCGGTGCTCGGTGAGCCCGAGCGTGTCGAGCAGCGTGTCCGGGTCCGCCGGGGTGCGGTAGAAGGCGGCGTAGAGGTCGAGCAGCTCGCCGACCCGCAGCTTGTCCTGCAGCCGCCCCTCCTGGAGCTGCACGCCGACGCGCTGGCGCAGCTCGGCCCGGTCCCGGTGCGGGTCGCGACCCAGCACCGAAAGCCGGCCGCCGTCGGGCGTCCGGAGGCCCTCCAGGCACTCGACGGTCGTGGTCTTGCCCGCGCCGTTCGGGCCCAGGATCCCGAAGATCTCGCCGCGCTCGACCGTGAACGACACGTCGTCGACCGCGACCTTGTCCCCGTACCGCTTGTGGAGGTGTTCGACCTCGATGACCGGCATGGCGCCGACCCCCTTCTCGATCCGTTGTCGCTGGATCGAGAATCCCGCGCCGGCCCGGTCCGGCACGTCGTCGGAACGGTCCGCGTCGCATCCGTCATCCGGTGGATGCGACGGCCCCTAGGGGTGCCGGCGCCAGGTCAGCGTGATGTCCTTCGTGGACAGCCAGGCGGCGAGGTCGTAGCCGTGCGCGGCCAGCCCCTCCACCGCCGCGTAGGTGGTTTCGAGGGCGTACTGCGCGTCTTCGGCGGTGACGAGACCGGCGGCGTGGGCTTCGAGGAGCTCGTCGGTGTCGATCACCCGCAGCGACAGCTTGTCCTTGAGGACGATGTCGACGTAGAGGTCGGTGGCGACCCAGCGCGGGCCGTCGCGGCGGACGCGGACGACGTCGAGGTAGAAGTCCTGGTCGCGTTCGTGGCCGGGGGTGAACCAGAAGTCGGTGAACCGCAGCCCGAGCCCGGGCACCAGCCAGGACTCGAGGTAGTGGAACTGGGCGCGGCCGGGCGCGGGGCGGGCGAGGTACAGGCCGAACGGCTCCTCGCGGTACTCGTCGACCTCGCGGACGATGCCCTTCGGGTCGATGTTCGCGCGCGCGGCGGGGTCGAAGACCTCGACCTTCGGCGGGTGCAGTGCGGCCATGGCGCTCATCCTGCCCGGCGGGTCACGAATCGAGCAGACGCGACGCGCGCGCCACACGTTCGGGCTAAGGTGCGCCGACTGTGAGTGAGGGGACTGGGGATGTTCGGGATCATCAGGCCGTGCCGGCATCGGCTGTCCGAAGGCCTGCACGCGGACTGGCTGGCCCACCTGTGCGGCCTGTGTCTGACGCTGCGTGACGAGCACGGGCAGCTCGCCCGCGTCGTCACGAACTACGACGGGCTGATCATCTCCGCGCTGGTCGAGGCACAGGCACCGCGAGGGGAGCTGCGCCGCGACGCTGGGCCGTGCCCGCTGCGGGGCATGCGGGCGGCATCGGTGGCACGCGGGGAGGGCGCCCAGCTCGCGGCGGCGGTGTCCCTGGTGCTGGCGGCGGCGAAGGTGGACGACCACGTCGAGGACCGCGACGGCGCTTTCGGCCGGCGTCCGGTGGCGCTGGCCGCGCGGCGGGTCGCGGCCCGGTGGGCGTCGCAGGGCAGCAGTACCGGCGGCCGGGTGGGGTTCGACACTTCGGTGCTGGTGGAGGCGGTCTCGCGGCAGGGTTCGCTGGAGCGGTCTCTCGGGGTGGGGGATTCGGCGCTCGCCGCGACCGAGCCCGCCGAGCTGGCCACCTCCGCGGCTTTCGCGCGGACGGCGGAGCTGGCCGGGCGCCCGGGGAACGTGGCCCCGCTGGCGGAGGCGGGCCGCCTGTTCGGCCGGGTGGCGCACTTGCTGGACGCGGTCGAGGACCACGCGGCGGACGCGGCGGCGGGAGCGTGGAACCCGTTGCGGGCCACGGGAACTTCCCTGGACGAGGCGCGCCGGTTGTGCGATGACGCGGTGCTCGGGGTGGAACTGGCGTTGCGCGAAGCCGAGTTCGCGAAGCCGGGGCTGGTGCACGCACTGCTGGTCCACGAGCTGCGGCAAGCGGTTCGGCGCGCCTTCGGACACGGTTCGGCGCACGGCCACAGTCATGCCCACGGCCCGGCTTCCGGTGCCGGTCCGGTGGTGGGAAGCGGCTTCGGGTCTGGCCTGACCTCCGGCGCTGGTCCGGTGGGTGGAAGCACCTCGGATGTCGAGTCCGGGCAGCAGCCGCCGCCCGGGTGGATCGGGCCGGGGCCCACTCCACCCCAGCACCCGCAGCAGCCTCCGCCGGGCTGGATCGGCCGGGGGCCGACGCCCCAGCAGTACCCGCACCAGCCGCCGGGCGGTCCGGGGTCCGGTGTGCCGCAGGGCTTTCCGCCGCCCGGCGCACCCGGCCCGGGCGGACCTGGTGGCCGCGGGCCCGGCGGCCCTGGTGGACCCGGCGGCCCAGGAGGTCCCGGTGGTCCAGGCGGCCCCGATGGCCCCGATGGACCCGGCGATTCCCACGGCCCGGAGCCGCTCGACGGCAAAGGCGGCGGCCTCTGGTACCCGAAGTTCGCCGTCCCGGCGAAGAAGCGCAACTTCTTCCTCGGCTGCGCGCTCACTCCCTACATGTGCTGCACCTGCCAATTCTGCTGCCGCGATCCCTATCCTGGGCCGTGGAGCGGGAAACCGCACACGACCGGCGGCTGCGACTGCGGCGGCTGTGACTGCGACTGTGGTTGCTGCGACTGCTGTGACTGCAGTTGCTGAAGGGGGCAGCGGGATGACGATGGACGACCTGCACGACCGGGGCCGCGAGACCTTCGCCGGGCTCGTCGACGGCGGCGCGGAGCGGCTCGACGCGTTGTTCGCCACCGTCCCGGCGCTGGGCGAGCTGGCGGTCGGCACCGTCTACGGCCACCTGCACGAACGCCCGGCCCTGGACGCCCGGACGCGGGAGGCGGCCACCCTGGCGGCGATCGTCGCGGCGGGGATGGTCGGGCCGCCGCTGAGCGTCCACCTCCGCACCGGCCTCGCCTCGGGGCTTTCGCCGGCCGAGATCTGCGAAGTCGTCGTCCAGACGGCCGCCTTCGCGGGCTTCCCGCGTGCGGTTTCGGCCGCCGACCAGCTGAACCGCCTCTTCGAAGGCCACGGCCTGCCGATCCCGCCTCCGCCGTCGCCGCGTGAGGTCGTGCTGACGTACCTCGCGGAGCCCGAAGCCGAGGTCGCCGAGGTGCTCGGGGAATTCCCGCGCACCGAGGTCCAGGCGACCGGACCCGACCGGGTGCTCGTCTCGTGTTTCGGGGACGCCCCCGTGCCCGGTGCCGTCCTGCACTGCGCCGTGACCGGCGGCGAAGTCACGTCCGTCACGGTGTTCCGACCCTCCTGACCAGGGCCGACGGAAATTGTCGGTGGTGAGTCGTACTCTGGTCGACGTGGCTTTCGCAACCGAACACCCCGTGCTCGCCCAGTCCGACTTCCGGCCCGTCTCGGAGATCCCCCGGACCGGCGGCCGCTTCGAGGTGGTCAGTGACTACCAGCCCGCCGGTGACCAGCCGGCGGCCATCGACGAGCTCGAACGCCGCGTCCGCGCGGGCGAGAAGGACATCGTGCTGCTG
Proteins encoded in this window:
- a CDS encoding ArnT family glycosyltransferase, coding for MAIPLLLTANRYGYFGDELYFLAAGRHLAWGYVDQPPLLPLLARIMDEVGHSPFVLRIPAMLVTLGGVVLTALIARELGGGAKAQTLAAATFAVSTNLLAGGHYLATSTVDPFLWTLLLWLLVRWLRTRADSLLVLAGVVTAVALYAKFLIGGFWLAAGVALLVRGPRELLRRPALWLGAAIAVAALVPTLVWQATHGWPQLGMGAAISREVADGGGGRLLFLPTALLTAGLPVGAVLLCYGLYRLLRSRELRFLGWTTLLLTLVFLAVNGRFYYLAGMYPLCWAVAAVALERREPARWWRWVATWPCYVLAAVLVLPVSLPVWPRAWLTEHPALPAPALAFAEIGWPEGTNSVAGAFARLPGPEHTAVVTETYWEASALARYGPGLGLPEPASGNRGYATLGVPPETATDVLFVGADPRPLRGHFAGVRPIGKVDTGSAKPSYFDGVPLWLATGRTGPWSALWPELVNTHP
- a CDS encoding ABC transporter permease, with product MSVLTKLTAAEAKVFLRDPGAPAIVVGIPLALLLVFGLLPGANEPDPKYGGHSALATVIAPMAVTILLAMLALTLFPNTMATYREKGLLKRLSASPVPPSRLLTAQLLVNLAAAVVVVLLVAGVGRLVLGIPLPGNPGGFLLSIVLGALALFSVGLLVAALAPTGRAASGIGSALFFPMLALGGVWVPKEQLPVFLQHVADVLPLGATLNALRATWAGDAPELLQLGAMAAFAVVCTTVAVRVFRWE
- a CDS encoding ABC transporter ATP-binding protein, yielding MPVIEVEHLHKRYGDKVAVDDVSFTVERGEIFGILGPNGAGKTTTVECLEGLRTPDGGRLSVLGRDPHRDRAELRQRVGVQLQEGRLQDKLRVGELLDLYAAFYRTPADPDTLLDTLGLTEHRDKAYKKLSGGQQQRLSIALALIGSPELAVLDELTTGLDPQARRDTWDLIETVRAQGVTILLVTHFMAEAERLCDRIAVIDAGRVVAVDTPAGLVARVADEQVVRFRPSAPLDPAALEALPEVRKAERQGDRVVVSGTGNVLHAVTSLLARLGVIAGDLRVEQAGLDDAFVALTGHRPE
- a CDS encoding DUF402 domain-containing protein, with the translated sequence MAALHPPKVEVFDPAARANIDPKGIVREVDEYREEPFGLYLARPAPGRAQFHYLESWLVPGLGLRFTDFWFTPGHERDQDFYLDVVRVRRDGPRWVATDLYVDIVLKDKLSLRVIDTDELLEAHAAGLVTAEDAQYALETTYAAVEGLAAHGYDLAAWLSTKDITLTWRRHP
- a CDS encoding DUF5685 family protein, whose protein sequence is MFGIIRPCRHRLSEGLHADWLAHLCGLCLTLRDEHGQLARVVTNYDGLIISALVEAQAPRGELRRDAGPCPLRGMRAASVARGEGAQLAAAVSLVLAAAKVDDHVEDRDGAFGRRPVALAARRVAARWASQGSSTGGRVGFDTSVLVEAVSRQGSLERSLGVGDSALAATEPAELATSAAFARTAELAGRPGNVAPLAEAGRLFGRVAHLLDAVEDHAADAAAGAWNPLRATGTSLDEARRLCDDAVLGVELALREAEFAKPGLVHALLVHELRQAVRRAFGHGSAHGHSHAHGPASGAGPVVGSGFGSGLTSGAGPVGGSTSDVESGQQPPPGWIGPGPTPPQHPQQPPPGWIGRGPTPQQYPHQPPGGPGSGVPQGFPPPGAPGPGGPGGRGPGGPGGPGGPGGPGGPGGPDGPDGPGDSHGPEPLDGKGGGLWYPKFAVPAKKRNFFLGCALTPYMCCTCQFCCRDPYPGPWSGKPHTTGGCDCGGCDCDCGCCDCCDCSC
- a CDS encoding carboxymuconolactone decarboxylase family protein, whose product is MTMDDLHDRGRETFAGLVDGGAERLDALFATVPALGELAVGTVYGHLHERPALDARTREAATLAAIVAAGMVGPPLSVHLRTGLASGLSPAEICEVVVQTAAFAGFPRAVSAADQLNRLFEGHGLPIPPPPSPREVVLTYLAEPEAEVAEVLGEFPRTEVQATGPDRVLVSCFGDAPVPGAVLHCAVTGGEVTSVTVFRPS